A single region of the Micropterus dolomieu isolate WLL.071019.BEF.003 ecotype Adirondacks linkage group LG02, ASM2129224v1, whole genome shotgun sequence genome encodes:
- the LOC123963908 gene encoding far upstream element-binding protein 2-like isoform X5 codes for MSEYNAVPPAGSGPLLGGQAALGNGAGGIKKDAFADAVQRARQIAAKIGGDAGPPLNNNTASDGFPFTAQKRQLEDADEPESKKLAAQSDLDSAKALSIGAQLAALAQQRPASSTEEYSVPDSMVGLIIGRGGEQINKIQQESGCKVQIAPVCVCPDSGGLPERSVSLTGSHDSIHSSPARKAKMLLDEIVSRGRGTPPSSCHESTNGQDGTVHEMMIPAGKAGLVIGKGGETIKQLQERAGVKMILIQDASQGPNVDKPLRIIGDPYKVQQAQEMVQEILRERDHGGFSERNDFSSRMGGGMDIPVPRHSVGVVIGRSGEMIKKIQNDAGVRIQFKQDDGTGPDKIAHISGPPERCEHAAQIINDLLQSIRVREEGQGVPPGPPGMPAGNRGRGGGQGGWGPPGGEMTFSIPAHKCGLVIGRGGENVKSINQQTGAFVEISRQPPPNGDPNFKLFIIRGSPQQIDHAKQLIEEKIEGPLCPVGPGPGGPGPAGPMGPYNPNPYNPGPPGAPGPPHGGPPGPHQYTPQGWSNTYQQWQPQAPHDPSLQARSPGQ; via the exons ATGTCGGAGTACAATGCGGTGCCGCCAGCCGGATCCGGGCCCCTTCTCGGCGGACAGGCAGCTCTCGGGAACGGAGCAGGAGGCATCAAGAAAGATGCGTTTGCGGACGCGGTGCAGCGGGCCCGGCAG ATTGCAGCTAAGATCGGGGGTGATGCTGGACCTCCAttaaacaacaacactgcaTCAGATGGCTTTCCATTCACTGCACAGAAACGACAGCTGGAGGATGCAG ACGAACCGGAGAGCAAGAAGCTGGCTGCGCAGAGCGACTTGGATTCAGCCAAAGCACTGT CTATTGGTGCCCAGCTAGCTGCCCTTGCACAACAAAG GCCGGCCTCCAGCACAGAGGAGTACAGCGTGCCTGACAGCATGGTGGGACTCA TTATCGGCCGTGGAGGTGAACAGATCAATAAGATTCAACAGGAGTCAGGTTGCAAGGTTCAGATAGCTCCAG tttgtgtgtgtccagaCAGTGGAGGCCTTCCAGAGAGGAGCGTCTCTCTCACAGGTTCCCATGACTCCATACA CTCTTCCCCGGCTAGGAAAGCCAAGATGCTGTTGGATGAGATAGTGTCACGAGGGAGGGGCACACCCCCTTCTTCTTGTCACGAGTCCACCAACGGGCAGGACGGCACTGTGCATGAGATGATGATCCCAGCTGGCAAGGCTGGCCTTGTCATTGGCAAGGGAGGAGAGACCATCAAACAGCTACAG GAGCGTGCAGGGGTGAAGATGATCCTGATCCAGGATGCCTCTCAGGGACCCAACGTTGACAAGCCCCTGCGCATTATCGGAGATCCCTACAAAGTCCAG caaGCCCAGGAGATGGTGCAGGAGATTCTGAGGGAGAGAGATCATGGTGGCTTTAGTGAGAGAAATGACTTCAGCTCTCGAATGGGAGGAGGAATGgat ATCCCCGTACCGCGACACTCTGTCGGTGTGGTCATTGGGCGCAGTGGAGAGATGATCAAGAAAATCCAGAACGATGCTGGAGTTAGGATACAGTTCAAGCAAG ATGACGGGACTGGTCCAGATAAGATTGCCCACATCAGTGGTCCCCCTGAACGCTGCGAGCACGCTGCCCAGATCATTAACGACCTGCTGCAGAGCATCAGGGTCAGGGAGGAGGGACAGGGG GTTCCTCCAGGTCCTCCGGGCATGCCTGCGGGCAACAGGGGCCGAGGTGGGGGACAAGGCGGTTGGGGGCCCCCTGGAGGTGAAATGACCTTCTCCATTCCTGCACACAAGTGTGGGCTCGTGATTGGCCGGGGAGGAGAGAATGTCAAGTCCATCAACCAGCAGACCGGCGCCTTTGTGGAAATCTCTCGGCAGCCGCCCCCCAACGGAGACCCCAACTTCAAGCTGTTTATCATCCGGGGCTCACCGCAGCAGATCGACCACGCCAAGCAGCTCATTGAAGAGAAGATCGAG GGTCCTCTGTGTCCTGTGGGCCCAGGGCCAGGTGGACCAGGTCCTGCTGGTCCAATGGGTCCCTACAACCCCAACCCATACAACCCCGGACCTCCTGGGGCACCTGGACCACCACA TGGTGGTCCTCCAGGTCCTCACCAGTACACTCCTCAGGGCTGGAGCAACACCTATCAGCAGTGGCAACCCCAGGCACCCCATGACCCCA GTCTCCAAGCCCGGTCTCCAGGCCAGTAG